Part of the Geobacter pickeringii genome, CCGCCGATGCCAAAGAAGGAGAGCGACGGGGCGAGGCGCAACGCCTCCTTCACCAGGTTCGAGCCGTGGAGATCGCCCGAGGCCTCACCGGCCACGATCATGACGCGTTTTTTCAACAAATCACCCATTTGAAACTCGTAGAGACGCCCACGGGGGGCGTCTCCACCAGAACAGCCAGAAATTGAGGTCCCCGCTCAGCCCTTGAGAACCGAGGCGACGACCGCCGCCACTTCCCGCACCTGGGCATCGGTCATTTCGGGGAAGATCGGCAGCGACATGCAGCGGGACGCCACTTCCTCGGCAACCGGTAGCGACACCCCCGCACATTCCGCGGCAAAGACCTCCTGCTTGTGAAGCGGGATCGGATAGTAGACCGCCGAGGCGATGCCGGCCTCGGAGAGGGCCTTCATGACCGCGTCGCGCCGCTCGGTGAGGATCGTGTACTGATGGTAGACGTGGGTCCCCTTCCCATCTTCGTGGGGGGTGATGGCCCCCGTACCCGCCAGCAACTCACTGTAGAGGTGGGCAACGCGCCGGCGCCCCTCGCTGTACTCCTTGATATGCTTGAGCTTCACCCGCAGGATCACCGCCTGAATCTCGTCGAGGCGGCTGTTGTAGCCGATCACTGAGTGGTGGTAGCGGACCTTGCTGCCATGGTTGCGCAGCACCTTCACCCGCTCGGCCATTTCCGGGCAGGGGGTAGTGACGAGACCGCCATCGCCGTAGCAGCCAAGGTTCTTGCTCGGGAAGAAGCTGAATGCCCCCAGCGCACCGATGGTACCGGTCATCCTGCCGCCGAAATCGGCGCCGAAGGATTGGGCGCAGTCCTCGATCAGGAGCAGGCCGTGCCTGGTGCAGAGGGCTTCGATGGCGGAGAGGTCGGCCGGTTGGCCGAAGAGGTGCACCGGGAGCACCGCCCGGGTCCGAGGAGTAATGGCCGCCTCGATCCGGGCCGGATCGATGTTGTAGGTCTTCGGGTCGATGTCAACGAAGACCGGCGTTGCCCCGACGTACCGGATCGCCTCGGCGGTGGCGATGAAGGTGAAGGGAGACGTGATGACCTCGTCACCCTCCTTTATCCCGGCAGCGGCAAGGGCGAGATGGAGCGCATCGGTCCCCGACGCAACTCCTACGGCGTGCTTGACGCCGAGACAGGCGGCAGCCTCTTCCTCGAAGGCAGCCACGTTGGGCCCCAGGATGAACTGGGTCTTTTCGAGGGCTTCCAGAATTCCCCGGTCGATCTCCTCTTTTATCTGCAGGTACTGAACCTTCAGGTCTACCATCGGGATCATCGTCTCATCCTCACAGTTTCGTATTGATTTTCAGCGCCGTCTCCAGCGCCCGCTTGCCGTCGCGGCCGGAAACCACTGGGGTCTTTCCCGTAGCCACGCAGTCGAGGAACGAGGCGATCTCGCTCCTGAGGGCGTCCCCCTGCTCGAAACTTTTTTCTTCTATGTTCACGTTGGGGACGCCGGGAAACATCTCGCCGCTCCCTTTCCTGAAGACCGCCAGCTTCTTGTTCTGGAAGTCGACGGAGATATAGGAGTCGGGCTGGAAGATGCGCATCTTCCGCTCGCTCTTGAGGCTGATCCGGCTGGCGGTGACGTTGGCCACGCAGCCGTTCTCGAACTGGATCCGGGCGTTGGCGATATCTTCCTCGTCGGTGAAGACCGGCGCTCCGATGGAGTTGACCTGACTCACCGGAGAACCGACGATGGTCTGGATGATGTCGATGTCGTGGATCATCAGATCGAGGACGACGTTCACATCGGTGCCACGCGGCTTGAAGGGGGCGATCCGGACCGACTCGACGAAGCGCGGTCCGGTCAGCAGCCCCTGGAGACCGAGCACCACCGGATTGAACCGCTCCAGGTGCCCCACCTGAAAGATCGCGCGGTTTTCATCGGCAAGGCGGATCAGTTCGTCAGCCTCCTCGACGGTGGTGGTGATCGGTTTTTCCAGCAGGACGTGAACGCCGCGTGCCAGAAACGCCTTGGCCACCTCATGGTGATACTGGGTCGGCACGACGATGCTGACCGCATCGACCTTGTCGAGCAGTTCCCGATAGTCGGTATAGCTGACCGTACCTACCTTGGCGGCCACCTCGTCGGCGCGGGCGCGATCAGAATCAACCACCCCCACCAGTTCCGACTCCGGCAACGACGCATACTTCTCGGCATGGAACTGCCCCAGATACCCGACACCGATAACCGCGGTCCTGATCGTGCCACTCATCGACAGAGCCCTCTCTCGGATTTCTCGGCAAACGCCACGAAATGGGCGATCTGCGGTGAATCGGGCACCTCGGCCCGCACCCGACGCAGCGCCTCTTCCAGCCGGAGGCCGGAACGGATGACGAGCCGGTACGCTTTCTTGATACTGGCAATGACTTCCTCTGAAAACCCGCGACGCTTGAGGCCGACGGTATTGAGGCCCAGGGAGGTGGCCCGGTTGCCGCTTGCCAACGTGAAGGGGAGCACATCCTGCCCCACCATGGCCCCCCCCGAGAGCATGGCGCTTTCGCCGATGCGGGTAAACTGGTGAACCGCCGACAGGCCGCCAAGAATGGCGGAATCCTCCACCTCCACATGCCCTGCCAGAGTGGAGCCGTTGGCCATGATGACGCGGTTGCCGACGATACAGTCGTGGGCCACGTGGCAGTATGCCATGAACATGTTCTGGTCGCCGATGACCGTTTCACCGATGCCGGTCACCGTTCCGGGCTGGAGCGTCGTGAACTCGCGGATGATGTTATGGTTGCCGATCCGGAGCCAGGTTTCTTCACCCTGGTATTTCAGGTCCTGGGGAATCCCCCCCACGGAAGCCATGGAGAAGATCTGGTTCTCCTCGCCGATTTCGGTCCAGCCGTCAATGACGGAGTGGGGCCCGACCTTCGTCCCCCTCCCGATCCTGACGTGTTCGCCGATGATCGCATAGGGGCCGATCTCGACCCCTTCGGCCAGTTCGGCCTTTGGATGAATGAGTGCTGTCGGATGAATCATGGTGCCGAGCGCCGGTGCGCTACTTCTCCTTGTCCGCAAAGGTCGCCTTGAGCTCTGCCTCGGTGACCAGCTTGCCGTCTACGTAGGCCTTGGCGCTCACCCCCCAGATCCCGCGCCGGTTGAGGGTCGTCTCCACCTCGATCCGGAGCTGGTCCCCCGGGAACACCGGCCGACGGAACTTCGCGCTGTCGATCGCCATGAAATAGCTCACCTTATTGCGGGTCTCGTCATCGGAGGCGAGATAGGCCATGATCCCGGCCACCTGGGCCATCGCCTCGATGATCAGAACCCCCGGCATGACCGGATGGCCGGGGAAATGCCCCTGGAAGAACGGCTCGTTGATCGTGACGTTCTTGATCCCGACGCACCGTTTCCCTTCCTCGATCTCCACGATCCGGTCGACAAGCAGGAACGGATAACGGTGGGGGAGAATTTTCATGATTTCATTGATA contains:
- a CDS encoding DegT/DnrJ/EryC1/StrS family aminotransferase gives rise to the protein MIPMVDLKVQYLQIKEEIDRGILEALEKTQFILGPNVAAFEEEAAACLGVKHAVGVASGTDALHLALAAAGIKEGDEVITSPFTFIATAEAIRYVGATPVFVDIDPKTYNIDPARIEAAITPRTRAVLPVHLFGQPADLSAIEALCTRHGLLLIEDCAQSFGADFGGRMTGTIGALGAFSFFPSKNLGCYGDGGLVTTPCPEMAERVKVLRNHGSKVRYHHSVIGYNSRLDEIQAVILRVKLKHIKEYSEGRRRVAHLYSELLAGTGAITPHEDGKGTHVYHQYTILTERRDAVMKALSEAGIASAVYYPIPLHKQEVFAAECAGVSLPVAEEVASRCMSLPIFPEMTDAQVREVAAVVASVLKG
- a CDS encoding Gfo/Idh/MocA family protein codes for the protein MSGTIRTAVIGVGYLGQFHAEKYASLPESELVGVVDSDRARADEVAAKVGTVSYTDYRELLDKVDAVSIVVPTQYHHEVAKAFLARGVHVLLEKPITTTVEEADELIRLADENRAIFQVGHLERFNPVVLGLQGLLTGPRFVESVRIAPFKPRGTDVNVVLDLMIHDIDIIQTIVGSPVSQVNSIGAPVFTDEEDIANARIQFENGCVANVTASRISLKSERKMRIFQPDSYISVDFQNKKLAVFRKGSGEMFPGVPNVNIEEKSFEQGDALRSEIASFLDCVATGKTPVVSGRDGKRALETALKINTKL
- the lpxA gene encoding acyl-ACP--UDP-N-acetylglucosamine O-acyltransferase; translation: MIHPTALIHPKAELAEGVEIGPYAIIGEHVRIGRGTKVGPHSVIDGWTEIGEENQIFSMASVGGIPQDLKYQGEETWLRIGNHNIIREFTTLQPGTVTGIGETVIGDQNMFMAYCHVAHDCIVGNRVIMANGSTLAGHVEVEDSAILGGLSAVHQFTRIGESAMLSGGAMVGQDVLPFTLASGNRATSLGLNTVGLKRRGFSEEVIASIKKAYRLVIRSGLRLEEALRRVRAEVPDSPQIAHFVAFAEKSERGLCR
- the fabZ gene encoding 3-hydroxyacyl-ACP dehydratase FabZ; translation: MLDINEIMKILPHRYPFLLVDRIVEIEEGKRCVGIKNVTINEPFFQGHFPGHPVMPGVLIIEAMAQVAGIMAYLASDDETRNKVSYFMAIDSAKFRRPVFPGDQLRIEVETTLNRRGIWGVSAKAYVDGKLVTEAELKATFADKEK